The following is a genomic window from Longimicrobium sp..
GAGCCGCTCGTCCTGCGCGACCTCGCGCATGAAGCGCACGCAGCGGGTGCACATCACGCAGCGGTCCGCGTTGAAGAGCACGTCGCCGCCGAAGTCGTCGCGCCCCTGCACGCGCTTCGGCTCCTTGAGGCGGCCCATGGCACGCCCCTCGGCGGCGGTGTAGTCCTGCAGCTTGCACTCTCCCGACTGATCGCACACCGGGCAGTCCAGCGGGTGGTTGACCAGGTAGAACTCCAGCACGCCCTTGCGGGCTTCCAGCGCCTTCTCGCTCTGGGTGTGGATGACGTTGCCGTCGGCCACCGTCGCGGTGCAGCTGGGCTGCAGCTTGGGCGCCTTCTCCACCTCCACCAGGCACATGCGGCACTGGGCCGGGGCGCTGAGCCCCGGGTGGTAGCAGTAGTGCGGAACGTCGATCCCCGCGCGTGCGGCGGCGTCGATGATGCGGGTCCCCTTGGGAACCTCGAGCTCCATTCCGTCGATGGTGCAGCGCACCGTCTCCGGGTTCGCCTTCGGCGTGGCGTCAGCCATGGCCGCGTCTTCCTTTCCTCAGAGGGCGATGGCCGAGGCGACCGGCACCCCGGCGCCCGCGTGCATCATCTTCAGGTAGTCGCCCCGGAACTTCTCGATCGACGACACGATGGGCGCCGCGGCGGCGTCCGAGAGCACGCAGATCGTCTTCCCGCTCATGTTGTCCGAGATGGAGATCAGCGTGTCCAGGTCTTCCTGCGTGCCGCGCCCGTTCTCGATGCGGCGGAGGATCTTGGCGGCCCACGCGGTCCCCTCGCGGCAGGGCGTGCACTGCCCGCAGCTCTCGTGGGCGTAGAAGTCCACCATCCGCCGCACCTGCTTCACGATGTTGGTGGTGTCGTCCATGATGATCACGGAGCCGCACCCCAGCATCGTCCCCGCGGCGGCCATCGCCTCGTAGTCCATCCCGATGTCCAGCTCGTCCGCCGTCAGCATGGGGACGGAGGAGCCGCCGGGGATCACCGACTTGATGGGCCGCCCGCTCGCCGTGCCGCCGCACACGTCGTAGATGAACTCGCGGAAGTTGAAGCCCAGCGGCACCTCGTAGTTGCCGGGGCGCTTCACGTGGCCGCTCACGCAGAACAGCTTGGTGCCCGTGCTCTTCTCGGTGCCCCACTGCTTGTACCACTCGGCGCCGTTCTGCACGATGTGCGCGGCGGCGATCAGCGTCTCCACGTTGTTGATGGCGGACGGCTTCCCGAACGCCCCCGAGATCGCGGGGAAGGGCGGCTTGATGCGCGGCTCGCCGCGGCGCCCCTCCAGCGAGTTCATCAGCCCCGTCTCTTCGCCGCAGATGTACGCGCCCGCGCCGATGTGCAGGGTGATGTCCAGGTCGATCCCGCTTCCCATCACGTTCTTGCCGGCGTATCCGGCCGCGTACGCCTCCTCGATGGCGCGCGCCAGGATCTGCGCGGGCTCAAAGAACTCGCCGCGGATGTAGATGTACGCGTGCTCCGCGCGGATGGCGTAGGCGCCGATCAGGCACCCTTCCACGAGCGCGTGCGGCGTCCAGCGGATCAGCTCGCGGTCCTTGAAGGTACCGGGCTCGCTCTCGTCCGCGTTGCAGAGGAGGTAGTGGGGCTTGTCCGACTTCTGCGGCATGAAGCTCCACTTCACGCCCGTCGGGAAGCCCGCGCCGCCGCGCCCGCGCAGCCCGCTGGCCTTTACCTCGTTGACGATCTCGGCCGGCGTCATCCCCAGCGCCTTGCGGAGCGGAGCGTAGCCGCCGCGGGCCTCCCACCCCTTCAGCGTCCGCGCTTCCGGATCGCCGAAGTACTTGGAGAGGACGAGCACCTCACTGGGGTGCCGGTATGGATATGCCATCGTTCAGCTCCGGGGCTGATTCAGGACTAAAGTGCTAAGTGCTAAGTGCTAAGTGCCAAGTGCCAAGTGCTGTTCAGGACTTAGCACTCAGGACTTAGGACTTCCGTTACTTCAGCGACTCCAACACCGCCGGCACTTCCTCCGGGCGGATGTTCTCGTAGAAGCGCTCGTTGATCTGCACGACGGTCGGGAAGCCGCAGGCGCCCAGGCACTCGGCCTCGATCACCGTGAAGCGGCCGTCCTCGCTCACCATCCCCATCTCGGTGTTGGTGTGCTCCAGAAACGCTTCGAGGACCGCGTCGCCGCCGCAGAGGTTGCACGAGATGTTGGTGCACACCTGGACGAGGTACTTACCGACCGGGCCCAGGTTGTACATCGTGTAGAACGACGCCACGCCGCGCACGTACGCCGGCGGAAGCTCCAGCCGCGCCGCCACCTCGTCCATCGACTCGGGCGACAGGTGGCCGCGGAGCTCGTGGGCCAGGTGCAGCGCGGGAAGGAGCGCCGCCTGACGGTCGGGGTAGCGCGAGAGCACCTTCTGGAGGCGCTCCTCGTACGGGCCGGCGAAGATGGGGCCCTCCGGCTGCTTGGGCGGCACCTGGTACGGCATGGTGCCCGCGACCGAGGCGTGCCCGCCGTCCTCGGGGCGGATCCCGACGTAGCTGATGCCGCGCACGTCGTCCGCGGTGAGCGCCGGGAACTCGCCCGTGTCGCCCGCGAAGCCCGGGTTCTGCAGGGCGGCCGGCCACGACGAGGGGGGAGAGTCCAGCTTTCCTCCATGCTGCGTCATCGGTCGATCTCTCCCAGCACGATGTCCAGCGACGCGTTCACCGCGATCACGTCGGAAAGCAGCGCCCCCTCGATCATGTGCGGGAGCGCCGCGATGTTGATGAACGACGGGCCGCGCACGCGCCACCGCACCGGCTTGCTGCCGCCGTCGGAGACCACGTACATCCCCAGCTCGCCCTTGGACGACTCCACCGAGAACCACGACTCGCCCACGGGCGCGCGTACCCCCTCCATCACCAGCTTGAAGTGGTGGATCATGGACTCCATGTCGTTCATCGCCGCCGTCTTGGGGGGCAGGATGACGCGGGGGTCGTCCACGTTGATGGGGCCGCCGGGAAGGCGCCGGATGAACTGGCGGAGGAGGAGCACCGACTGCCTCATCTCCTCCATGCGGCACAGGTAGCGGTCGTAGATGTCGCCGTGCTCGCCCACCGGCACGTCGAAGTCGTACGAGTCCATGTCGTAGTACGGGCGGTCCTTGCGCACGTCGTACGGCACCCCCGATGCGCGCAGGTTGGGGCCGCTCAGCCCCCAGTTCACCGCGTCCGCCGCCGAGATGGAGCCCACACCCTGCGTTCGGCCGATCCAGATCCCGTTGTTGGTCAGCAGGGTGTCCACCTCGTCCAGCACGGGGAGGAATCCTTCGATCCACTTGTCGAGCTGGTCGATCCACCCCGCCGGCAGGTCCGCCATCATCCCCCCGATGCGGGTGGACGACGTGGTGATGCGCGCGCCGGTGAACGCCTCGTGCAGGTCGTAGATCAGCTCGCGCTGCTGGAAGGTGTACAGGAAGACGGTGAAGGCGCCCAGGTCGATGGCCGTCGTCCCCAGCCAGAGCAGGTGGCTGAAGATGCGGTCCAGCTCCATGCAGATGAGGCGCACCACCTTGCACCGCTCCGTTACCTCCACGCCCATCAGCTTCTCCACCGCCATGGCGTAGGCGCAGTTGTAGATCAGCGGCGCCAGGTAGTCCATGCGGTCGGTGAGCGGAACCACCTGGTTCCAGTCCCGGTACTCGCCCAGCTTCTCGAACGACGAGTGCAGGTAGCCGATGTGCGGGATGCAGCGGACGACCGTCTCGCCGTCCAGCTCCAGCACCAGGCGCAGCACGCCGTGCGTGGCGGGGTGCTGCGGCCCAATGTTGATGAGCATGTGCTCGCCCGCGATGTCCTCCTGCACGCGCGCCTCTTCGCCCACGAAGGGGACGATGGGGGCGTGCACCAGGGAGCCCCCCGAGGAGAGCTCGGGGTTGCGGGCGACGTTGTAGACGACTCTGCGCAGCTTGCTCGACATCAGCCTCCTCCTCCCATGCCGCCGAACTGCTGCTGCCCGGAGTTCGTCTCCGACTTGCCGAACGGGTCGGGGACGCTCTGGCCCAGCACGTGTGCGATCTCCAGCTCGCGCGGCGAGTAGTGGTCCTCGGTGCGCAGGTTGAGGGCGCGCCGCGTCTGCTCGGCGCGGCTGAAGCGGCCGCGGAGCGGGAAGTCCTTACGCAGCGGGTGCCCCTCGGCGTAGTTGTACGGCATCAGGATGCGGCGCAGGTCCGGGTGCCCCGTGAAGACGACGCCGAACATGTCGTACACCTCGCGCTCCAGCCAGTCGGCCGCACGCCACAGGTAGTACACGGACTGGATCTCAAGCCCGTCCAGCGGCAGCTCGGCCTTGACGCGCAGGTTCAGCTTGTTCTCGATGGACCAGAGCTGGTACACCACCTGGATCATCCGCCCGCCGCCGTAGTCCACCGCGGTGAGGTCCTGGAGGAAGTCGTACCGGTGCCCCGGCTCGTCGCGCAGGAACTGGAGGATCTCGACGTTGCGGTCCGGCAGTACGTAGACGATGTGCTCGTCGCCGCTCACCAGCTCGTGGCGCAGCACCGCGTCGCCGAAGCGCTCGCGGAGCGCCTCCACCGACGGGTGCGGCGGCAGCCCGCCCGCCTGCGGCGGCGCGCCTGCATCGCCCGCGTCCGAGGGCCGCGGCCCGGCGTCGAGATCGTCGAGGCCTTTTTTGAATGCGTCGTTCTGGGTCATAGTCCTGAAGTCCTAAGTCCTGAGTCCTAAGTCCTGTAGCGCGAAGTTCAGCACTCAGGACTTAGGACTTAGCACTCGCAGTTATGGCCTTCGATCCTGCACCCGCACCACCGCCCCCGTCGACATCAGGCCGCCGGGGCGGTTCTGGTTCGTCGAGTTGCCGAACTGCACGGTGATGTTGTTGATCACCTCGTCCGGCAGGTAGCTGGCGCCCTCGGGAAGCTGGTCCACCGCGTTCCATTCGTCCTGCGCCGTGGGCGACGAGCGGCGAATCTTCTCCTGGATCATCAGGATCCCGTACATCAGCCCCTCGGGCCGCGGCGGGCAGCCGGGGACGTACACGTCCACGGGGATGATGGTGTCGATCCCCTGCACCATGCTGTACACGTCGAAGACGCCGCCCGTGGACGCGCAGGCGCCCATGGAGATCGCCCACTTGGGGCTCGGCATCTGCTCCCAGATCTTGCGCAGCACCGGCGCCATCTTGTACGACACGCGTCCCGCGCAGATCAGCAGGTCCGCCTGCCGGGGGGAGAAGCTCATGCGCTCCATCCCGAAGCGGGCCAGGTCGTAGCGCGTGGCGGCCGTGGCCATCATCTCGATGGCGCAGCACGCCGTGCCGAACGGCATCGGCCAGATGGAGTTCTCGCGCGCCCAGTTCACCACCGTGTCCAGCTTGGTGGTGAGGAACGACGGCGAGCCGGAAAAGATGCCGCCCTCGGGGGCGGGCATGACCGCGTCGGCCGGCTTGGTGATCGGCTGCGGATTGGTGTTCTCGTTCAGTCCCATTCCAGCGCTCCCTTCTTCCACTCGTAAACGAGCCCCACCGTCAGGATGAAGATGAAGATCATCGCCGAGGCGAAGCCCCCCCACCCCAGCGGCCGCAGCGACACGGCCCAGGGGAGGAGAAACACGGTTTCCACGTCGAACACGATGAACAGGATCGCCACCATGTAGAACTTCACCGAAAAGCGCTCGCGCGTGCCACCCAGCGGGTCCATCCCGCTCTCGTACGGGGCGGACTTCACCTTGGTCTTCCCCCCGGGGCTGAGCACCGTGGAGAGCACCACCATGAAGATCGCGTTGGCCACCGAGATGGCCAGCATGATCAGCGCGGGAAGGTACGAGCGAAGCATGTCGGCGTACGCCCTGTGAGGCGGTAGTTTGTGAAATCCTTCACTTGTGTGGAGCCGGGCCAATGTACGACTTGCCCGGCCCCCGGTCAAGCGAAGAACGGGGCCTTTTCCCCCTTGCCGCGCGGGGGGGCGGGTGCCTAGCTTGGCGCCCCTGTCCCGGTGCCCCCGATACCCCGGTTTTCGGATGTCGTTCGGGGTTGCCGCGCCACGTGCAACTTCCGCTCCCTCACCTGATTCACAAGCCTCCCGATGAGCCTCAAGTCCGATCGCTGGATCCGGCAGATGGCGCGCGAGCACGCGATGATCGCACCCTTTGAGGACGCGCAGGTGAGGAAGGGGACGATCTCGTACGGCGTGTCGTCGTACGGCTACGACATGCGGGTGGCGCGCGAGTTCAAGATCTTCACCAACGTCAACAACGCCATCGTCGACCCCAAGAACTTCGACGACGCCTCGTTCGTGAACTTCGAGGGCGACGTGTGCATCGTCCCCCCCAACTCGTTCGCGCTGGCGAGGTCGGTGGAGTACTTCCGCATCCCGCGCAACGTGCTCACACTTTGCGTCGGAAAAAGCACTTATGCCAGATGTGGCATAATCACGAACGTAACTCCTTTCGAGCCAGAGTGGGAAGGGTTCGTGACGCTGGAGATCTCCAACACGACCCCGCTCCCGGCACGCATCTACGCCAACGAGGGGATCGCGCAGGTGCTCTTTTTCGAGTCCGACGAGCCGTGCGAGGTCAGCTATGCGGATCGCAAGGGGAAGTACCAGGGGCAGGTGGGGGTGACGGTTCCGAGGCTGTGATGCCCCCGGCGGTTGAAACCGCTGCAACAACCGCGGGAAGCCTGCCTTCGCAGGCTCCGGGGGGCGGGGGGTGGTGCCGGGCGGCGGGCACCGGCGTTACGCGACCGGGGGATGAATCCCCCGGCTGGAACCACGGGAAGCCCACTGAAGTGGGCTCTCGCGCCGCAGCCAGTCCGCGCAGGCGGACATTGCGTGGTTCCAGCGGCGAATTCATTCGCTCATGGACCCGCGCCCCTGCCCGCACCGGCCTTCGCGACGCGCCGGGATCTCGCCCGAGAGTCCGCGCAGGCGGACTTTGTGCTGTTGTTGCCGCGAGTTCACTCGCCAGGGCACACCCCAGGCACGGCCCACGGCCCGACTCCTGCCGAGGCCAGCGTAAACGGGCGTAGCCGCGCCGACATTGCATACCGCATCCACGATGACCACCCAGCTCCCGGTGACACCCCAGCATCTCGACGCGATCCGCGAGATCGTGAACATCGGGGCCGGCCACGCCGCCACCAACCTGTCGCAGCTCACGGGGCTTACCGTGATGATCTCCGTGCCGCGCATCCAGTGGGTGACGCGCGCGGCGCTCATCGCGTCGCTGCCCGGCGATGGCGAGCTGGTGCTGATCAGCGTACCCATCGTGGGGGTTTCCGAGGAGGGGGGCGAGCAGGCGGCGCTCGTGCTGGCCAAGGAGACCGCGCTGCGCATGGTGGCGCTGATGATGCGCCGCGACCCATCGCGCCATACCGAGATCGGGGCGCTGGAGCTCTCGGCGCTCAACGAGATGGGGAACATCGTGTGCGCGGCGTACGTGGGCGTGCTGGGGACGTTCCTCAACAAGGGCGTGATGATCGGCACCCCCGTCCTCACCGCGGGCGACCGGGAGCGGGTGGGGCGCGACGCGGTGGACGGGCTCCTGATCGAGACCGACTTCACCTTCCTGGATACGACGTTCGAAGGGGTCTTCGTCCTGAGCCACGCCGACGTCTCCTTCGCCTCGCTGCTGCGCGCGCTCGGCTTCAAGGACGTCGCCGAGAGCGCGTCCTGATCCCGTGACTCCCTTCTCGGCCGAGGCGCGCACGGAGCACTGGAACGCGCTCGGGCGCGGGACGTGGGACCTGCTGGTGATCGGCGGGGGGATCACGGGCGCCGGGGTGGCGCGCGACGCGGCCGGGCGCGGGCTGCGGGTGGCGCTGGTGGACGCGGGCGACATCGCGCAGGGCACCAGCAGCCGCTCGTCGCGGCTGATCCACGGAGGGCTCCGCTACCTGGAGACCTTCGACTTCCGCCTCGTCTTCGAGGCCAGCGCGGAGCGGCGCCGCCTCCTGGCGCTGGCCCCGCACCTGGTGCACCCCCTCCCCTTCCTCTTCCCCGTCTTCCGCAACGGCCCCGTAGGGCGCCGCAAGCTGCAGGCGGGGATGTGGCTGTACGACCTCCTCTCGCTCTTTCGCAACATCTCGCGGCACCGCATGCTCTCGCCCAAGGCCGTCGCCGCCGCGGAGCCCGCGCTGCGCTCCGAGGGCGTGAGGGGCGCCGCGCTCTACTACGATGCATCGGTGGACGACGCGCGGCTGGCGCTGGCCAACGCGCGCGGCGCCCACGAGTCCGGCGCCGCCGTGGTGCCGCACGCGGAGGTGACCGGCTTCCTGCGCGAAGGGGCGCGGGTGGCGGGTGTGCGCGTGCGCGACCGGCTGGGCGGCGGCGTGGCGGAGGTGCGGGCGCGGGTAATCCTGAACGCCACGGGTCCCTGGAGCGACATCGTGCGGCGCCTGGCGGACCCCGGCACCAAGCCGCGGCTGCGCACCACCAAGGGCGTCCACATCATGGTCCCCGCCGAGCGGCTGGGGAACCGCGGCGCCATCACCTTCCGCTCCCCCGTAGACGGGCGGGTGATGTTCGTGCTGCCGTGGGGCGACTTCTCGTACGTGGGGACCACCGACACCGACTTCCGCGGCTCCCCCGCCGACGTGCGCGCGGACGAGGCCGACGTGTGCTACCTGCTGGAGTCCGCCAACTCCATCTTCCCCGCCGCGCGGCTGACGGCGGAGGACGTGGTGAGCACCTGGGCCGGCCTGCGCCCCCTCCTCGCGCCGCTCGACACGGAGGGCGGCCGTTCGGAGAGCGCCACGTCGCGCGAGCACGAGATCTGGCAGGACCGTAGCGGACTCCTCAACATCGCGGGCGGCAAGCTGACCACCTACCGCGTGATGGCGGCCGAGGTGGCGGACGAGGCGGCGCGCATCCTCCGGGAACGGCACGGCGTCGCGAGCGGGAGCTCCCTCACCGAGGACCTTCCCCTTCCCGCGGCCCCGAGCGAGCCGTGGGACGACTTCGCCGCGCGCATCCGCCAAGAGGCCGCCGCCGTGGGTCTGGACGAAGCGGCCGCCACGCACCTTGCCCGCTTCTATGGCGACGAGGCGGGCGCGGTGCTGGACGAGATCCGGCGCGAACCCGAGCTGGGCACGCGGCTGATCCCCGGGCTCCCCTACCTGCGAGCCGAGATCGCGCGGGCGGTTCGCTGCGAGATGGCGATGACGCTGGAGGACCTGCTGGTGCGCCGCCTCCACATCTTCTACGAGGCGCGCGACGGCGGCCTTTCCGTGGCGCGCAAGGTGGCGGAGCGGATGGCGGACGAGCCGGGGATCGGCTGGAGCGCGGCGGAGATCGAGCGCCAGGTGGAGCACTACCGCCGCGCGGTGGAGGCGACGCGCGGCTTCGGCGCCGCCTGAGCCGTGATCCGGCCCGCGCGCCCCTACCCCGTCGACCGGCGCAAGCGGGCGCGGAAGGCATCGCTCCGCTACCGGATCAGCTCGGCCGCGCAGCACCCACTCCGCAGGCTGCAGATCGCACTTCTGGCCCTCTTCCTCGTCATGGCGGGGAGCACCCTCTTCTACCGCTTCGTGGAGGGGATGGGGTGGGTCGATGCGCTGTACATGACGGTGATCACCGTCGCCACGGTGGGGTTCGGCGAAACGGAGCCGCTGTCGCAGGGCGGGCGCCTCTTCACCATCGGGCTGATCATGGTGGGGGTGGGCGTGGGCGCGTGGGCCGCCGGGAACGCGATCGAGGTGATGCTGGGGCAGACGTACTGGCTGACCGTGGAGAGGCGGAAGATGACGCAGCGCATCGAGAACCTGAGCGACCACTTCGTCGTCTGCGGCTACGGGCGGCTGGGCACCCGCATCGTGCGCGACCTGATGGTGCGCGGCGAGTCGTTCCTGGTGATCGACGAGAAGGAGGAGTTCGAGGAGCGCCTCCTCGCGGAGGGGATCCCCCACCTGATCGGCGACGCCACACACGACGGCGTCCTGGAGGCGGCCGGCGTGGCGCGGGCGCGCGGGCTGGTGGCCGCCCTGGACTCCGACGCCAACAACGTCCTCACGGTCCTCACCGCGCGCGGCCTCAACCCAAAGCTCCTCGTCGTTTCGCGCGCCAACAGCGACGCCAGCGAGTCGAAGCTGCGCCGCGCCGGCGCGGACCGCGTGGTCACCCCCGAGGACATCGGGGGGCACCGGCTTGCGCTCGCCCTCCTGCGCCCCGCCGTGCACGACCTGTTCACCGAGATGTTCAGCTTCGGGATGAACGTGGCGGTCGACGTGGGGCAGATCACCATCGCCCCCGACTCCCCTTTCGCGGGCCAGACGGTGGCGCGCTGCGACCTGCGCCGCATGCGCAACGTGAGCATCCTGGCCATCCGCGACACCGCCGGCGCCTTTGCCCTCAACCCCGACGCCCAGCGCGTCCTCAGCGCCGGGGAGACGCTGATCGTGATCGGGCCTGCCGAGGCCGTGTACGAGCTGGAGGCGATGTACGGGGGGGATTGAGGGGGGGCGGGATTGGCCAGGTGGGCTGGGCCGGTTCCGGTTTACCGGGGGCTAAAGCCCCCGGCTGGAACTATGGGAAGACCGCTGAAGCGGTCTGCGAGACCGCCACCAGTCCGCGCAGGCGGACTTCGCGCGTTTCCAGCCGCGAATTCATTCGCTCCTGGTGCGGACCTCACGCCGCACAGAGTTGGAAGCGCCGAACGAATCTCGCCCCCGAGTCCGCGCAGGCGGACTTTGTGCTGTTGTTGCCGCGAGTTCACTCGCCCTGCATCAAGGCCCCGGCTCCAGGCTACACCAAAACACGACGGGCCCGGCATCGCGCCGGGCCCGTCGTCGTCATCATTCCACGCGCCTGCGCCGGAGGTGAACCCGCTGCCGCGCACTCCGGATCACGGGGTGCGCAGCGGAACGTCGAACCTCCCCTCGCGCACTTCCAGGTCCGGCAATTCCCTGCCCTCCAGCCTGGTGCTGAAGGTGCCGCGGAGCCGGCCGTTGACCGCGTCCGTGATCGTTACCGTCGCGGAGACGTTGTCCCAAATGTTCGGCGGGGGGGGATAGAGGGTCGACGCACCCGGCCATTCGCCAGCCGAATAGCTTACGAAGACGCAGCGCTCGCACCCCTGCCCGAACGTGTACGTGCCCACTTCGGAGTCGCTCAGCGACAGGATCAGTTGTTCGTACCGATTGCCGGACACCACGATGCCAGCGACTCCCACGCTCCGGCCGAAATCCGGATGATGGTAGACGGTAGCGGACGCGCAGACGGGCGAAGGGTCCGGTCGGCATTCACCGCGTACACTGAAGCGCTTCCCTCCACCGAACGTGGCGACAAGCTCTCCTTCGGTGCCGGTGAGCTCCCGGGCGCCCGAGGGGTCCTCGCAGCCGGCGGCGAGGAACAGGCAGAGTGCTGCGAGGGCATGGCGTCTCAATTCAAAACTCCTGGGCTGATGGCTGCCACCGGAAGCAGGCGAAGCGGGCGGTGAGTGTCCCCGCAGCGCCTCGGCCGTCGTCTCACGCCACCGCCGTTTCCGCCGGGCTGTACCCGATGCAGCGCAGCACCGGAATCGGCGGGTACTTGCGGAAGCGGGGGTCCACCTCGGAGAGCTCGCAAAGGTAGAAGCGCGAGCCCTTGCGCGTGTCCACGAAGCGCACGTTGCGGCAGCTCTCGCAGAGGCCGGCAGGCGGTGTCTCGTTCGTCAACCGGCGACGCGGGGGGCGGGGGGCGGCTCCGCCGCGCGCGGACGGAGCCACGTCTGCAGGGCGTAGCTGAAGAAGAGGAACACCCCGCCGAAGCCCAGGAAGAGCAGGATGCGGTAGATCGCCTCCAGCGCCGCCAGGTCCACCAGGAAGAGCTTGGCGACGACCACCAGCAGGGTGGCGAGCGCCGTTTTCTCCACCAGCGGGCGGGAGCGCGCCATACCGAAGAGGAGGAGCCCCAGCGCGTACGCGCCCCACGCCACCGTCGCGAAGCCCTCGCCGCCATCCATCCGCGCCAGCTCGCGCCACAGGAAGCCGAGCAGCGCGGCGTGGACGAAGTAGCGGTAGGCGAGCATCTCCCGGCGCCGGTGCACGAGGTACGACGCCGCGAACCCGCACGCCAGCACCAGCACCGTCGTGGCCGAGTTCGCCAGCCCCGCCCCGGCGTCCACGGTGAGGCGGATGAGCAGCCAGGCTCCGGCGCCGATGTACGCCTTGTGCGCCGTCCAGCGCAGCGCGATCCCGCCGCCCTTCCCCGCGAGCGCGTGAAGCGCCAGCGCCTGGACCGCGATCCCGGCCAGCAGCACGTTCCCTTCGAGCGCGCCGATCATCCCCACCGTCAGCATCACCGACGCGGCGAGCGCGAGCACCCGCGCCAGCCGCCGGTCTCGCGTCCAGAGGAGGTAGGCGGCGGCGGCGTAGAGCGCCGAGCCCGCCATCGCCGCGGCGCCCCACTGCTCCCGGAGGAGCGTCCACACGAGGCCGGTGACCAGGAGCGCGGCGCCGGGCGGCACCAGCGCGACGCCGTACCAGTGCAACGCGTCTAGGTCGGACCAGCGGCGCTCGGACTTCAAGCGCAGGCGCGCCAGGAGCGGCAGGAGCCCCGTACAGGCCCAGGCGAACACCGCCGCGCCCTGCAGCACCCACGCGTCGGCGGCGACGAGGCGGTCCGGAAGCGCCACGTGGTACGCGTAGCGGCACAGCAGCACCCACCCGAACGCCAACGTCGTCCACAGCACCCAGCGCCAGCTCCGCTTCAGGTGCAGCGCCGCCGTCCAGCCGATGATGATGCAGGTGTAGATGGCGAGGCCGCGCGGCGTGCCGTACGAGAGGCCCAGCAGCAGCGGCGTCCCCAGCCCGCCGATGGCGCCCATGATGCCGAGCGCCGGCTCGTCTTTGCGCAGCGCCAGCCAGAAGGCG
Proteins encoded in this region:
- a CDS encoding potassium channel protein, translating into MIRPARPYPVDRRKRARKASLRYRISSAAQHPLRRLQIALLALFLVMAGSTLFYRFVEGMGWVDALYMTVITVATVGFGETEPLSQGGRLFTIGLIMVGVGVGAWAAGNAIEVMLGQTYWLTVERRKMTQRIENLSDHFVVCGYGRLGTRIVRDLMVRGESFLVIDEKEEFEERLLAEGIPHLIGDATHDGVLEAAGVARARGLVAALDSDANNVLTVLTARGLNPKLLVVSRANSDASESKLRRAGADRVVTPEDIGGHRLALALLRPAVHDLFTEMFSFGMNVAVDVGQITIAPDSPFAGQTVARCDLRRMRNVSILAIRDTAGAFALNPDAQRVLSAGETLIVIGPAEAVYELEAMYGGD
- a CDS encoding DUF2339 domain-containing protein is translated as MHDYEALAARMERLERAVEEIARRLPAAEAGSDAQTIAAPALPPRVPVRAPAAAVRVPREAIRWDGQLWLNRLGIGLLLLGVAFLFRYSIDMGWITPAVRVGFGTAVGVTLLAAGLRIGEKRRFGSVLVGGGIATFYIVGWAAFNLYSLVGYTAAFAGAVAVTALAFWLALRKDEPALGIMGAIGGLGTPLLLGLSYGTPRGLAIYTCIIIGWTAALHLKRSWRWVLWTTLAFGWVLLCRYAYHVALPDRLVAADAWVLQGAAVFAWACTGLLPLLARLRLKSERRWSDLDALHWYGVALVPPGAALLVTGLVWTLLREQWGAAAMAGSALYAAAAYLLWTRDRRLARVLALAASVMLTVGMIGALEGNVLLAGIAVQALALHALAGKGGGIALRWTAHKAYIGAGAWLLIRLTVDAGAGLANSATTVLVLACGFAASYLVHRRREMLAYRYFVHAALLGFLWRELARMDGGEGFATVAWGAYALGLLLFGMARSRPLVEKTALATLLVVVAKLFLVDLAALEAIYRILLFLGFGGVFLFFSYALQTWLRPRAAEPPPAPRVAG
- a CDS encoding glycerol-3-phosphate dehydrogenase/oxidase, whose product is MTPFSAEARTEHWNALGRGTWDLLVIGGGITGAGVARDAAGRGLRVALVDAGDIAQGTSSRSSRLIHGGLRYLETFDFRLVFEASAERRRLLALAPHLVHPLPFLFPVFRNGPVGRRKLQAGMWLYDLLSLFRNISRHRMLSPKAVAAAEPALRSEGVRGAALYYDASVDDARLALANARGAHESGAAVVPHAEVTGFLREGARVAGVRVRDRLGGGVAEVRARVILNATGPWSDIVRRLADPGTKPRLRTTKGVHIMVPAERLGNRGAITFRSPVDGRVMFVLPWGDFSYVGTTDTDFRGSPADVRADEADVCYLLESANSIFPAARLTAEDVVSTWAGLRPLLAPLDTEGGRSESATSREHEIWQDRSGLLNIAGGKLTTYRVMAAEVADEAARILRERHGVASGSSLTEDLPLPAAPSEPWDDFAARIRQEAAAVGLDEAAATHLARFYGDEAGAVLDEIRREPELGTRLIPGLPYLRAEIARAVRCEMAMTLEDLLVRRLHIFYEARDGGLSVARKVAERMADEPGIGWSAAEIERQVEHYRRAVEATRGFGAA